One Festucalex cinctus isolate MCC-2025b chromosome 1, RoL_Fcin_1.0, whole genome shotgun sequence genomic region harbors:
- the LOC144006485 gene encoding uncharacterized protein LOC144006485: protein MCARTTPKSKKELLEVKEEKEQHLPLLGDVCMRPRADVAEKYLGPEQQGLKSPHVKEEEQEHAYVKEEEEPLRVKEEEVEDDVTKSPLTFAPLKSEDEGEREEDRGAEPPNSSSTPQHMKTEDDADHWGPPRPQSDDMMSQSADADDCDDECANGDRACHANNRWECSQCGKTLSSKQYLEVHLRKHTGEKPFSCSECGKSFSQKPHLTTHKKTHTGEKPFSCSDCGKRFSQRAHLTTHTKTHTGVKPFSCSDCSKSFYHRTHLKIHIRTHTGEKPFSCSDCGKMFSQRSHFTTHKKTHAGVKPFFCSDCGKSFSQREHLTSHTRTHTGEKPFTCSDCGKRFSNKLCLTIHTRTHTGEKPFSCSDCGKGFSQRGHLRTHKKTHTGEKPFSCSECGKSFCYKSSLTCHARTHTGEKPFSCSDCGKSFSDQGSLKTHTRTHAGKKPFSCSACAQRFSSKKLADRHKCAGDNSSGQLCWHYCAKMFAKTTPKYEEELCGVKEENEQRLQLLDDDCEQPRVVLHTADGGEKYLHPEQQGLKSPHVKKEEEEHAYIKEEEKHFKKEEVEYDVTKSPLTFAPLKSEDAGEGECEEDRGAEPPSSRSNPQHMKTEGDADHWGPPQAQSDYRRSQSADTDDDDGDDEYANCARACHADNNRWECSQCGKTLSSKRNLEVHLRKHTGEKPFSCSECGKSFSDKSRLIPHKRTHTGEKPFSCSDCGKSFSEKKSLTAHKRLHTGEKPFSCSDCGKRFSLKSHLTRHKSTHTSEKPFSCSDCGKGFSDKKGLTTHKRTHTGERPFSCPDCGKRFHDKGNLKIHTRTHTGVKPFSCSDCGKRFYQKSILIIHTRTHTGERPFSCSDCGKSFSEKKSFTIHKRLHTGEKPFSCSDCGKSFFLKSNLTTHKRTHTGEKPFSCSDCGKRFSLKSNLTTHKRTHTGEKPFSCPDCGKRFSRKSDLTIHTRTHTGEKPFSCLDCGKSFSLKSDLTIHARTHTGEKPFSCSDCGKSFSQQSYLTIHRRTHTGENPFSCSDCGKRFSRKSDLTIHTRTHTGEKPFSCLDCGKSFSEKRFLTMHKRTHTGERPFSCSDCGKSFSHKSNLTCHTRRHAGKEPFSCSICAKRFSCKKLAERHECAGDSSSGL from the exons ACGTTGCTGAAAAATATCTTGGTCCTGAGCAGCAGGGACTGAAGTCTCCtcatgttaaagaggaggagcaAGAGCATGCTtacgttaaagaggaggaagagcccCTTCGTGTCAAAgaagaggaggttgaggatgatgtcaccaagtcaccactgacctttgcccctttaaagagtgaagatgaggGTGAGCGTGAGGAggacagaggggcggagcctccaaacagcagctcaactCCTCAGCACATGAAGACAGAAGAcgatgcagaccactggggaccGCCACGACCACAAAGTGATGACATGATGTCACAGTCTGCTGACGCTGACGATTGTGATGATGAATGCGCTAACGGTGATAGGGCGTGTCATGCTAACAACCGGTGGGAATGTTCTCAATGTGGGAAAACACTGAGTTCAAAACAGTATTTGGAAGTTCACTTGAGaaaacacactggggaaaaacctttttcctgctcagagtgtggcaaaagcttctcccaGAAGCcacatttaacaacacacaaaaaaacacacactggagaaaaacccttttcctgctcagactgtggcaaaagattctctCAGAGGGcacatttaacaacacacacaaaaacacacactggcgtAAAACcattttcctgctcagactgtaGCAAAAGCTTCTATCACAGGAcgcatttaaaaatacacatacgaacacacactggagaaaaacccttttcctgctcagactgtggcaaaatgtTCTCCCAGAGGTCACATTTTACaacgcacaaaaaaacacacgctGGCGTAAAACCCTTTttctgctcagactgtggcaaaagcttctctcagagggaacatttaacaagccacacaagaacacacactggggaaaaacctttcacctgctcagactgtggcaaacgcTTCTCTAATAAGTTATGTTTAACAATACACaccagaacacacactggagagaaaccattttcctgctcagactgtggcaaaggtTTCTCTCAGAGGGGGCATTtaagaacacacaaaaaaacgcacactggagaaaaacccttttcctgctcagaatgtggcaaaagcttctgttACAAGTCAAGTTTAACATGCCACgcaagaacgcacactggggagaaacctttttcctgctcagattgcggcaaaagcttctctgatcagggaagtttaaaaacacacacaagaacacatgctGGGAAGaaaccattcagttgcagtgcCTGTGCTCAAAGATTCTCTAGTAAAAAGCTTGCTGATAGacacaagtgtgctggtgacaATAGCAGCGGTC aactttgttggcattattgtgccaaaatgtttgcaaaaacgACGCCAAAGTACGAAGAGGAACTCTGTGGAGtaaaagaagagaacgagcaacgTCTTCAACTGCTGGACGATGATTGCgagcagcctcgagttgtgcTACACACAGCAG ACGGTGGTGAAAAATATCTTCATCCTGAGCAGCAGGGACTGAAGTCTCCtcatgttaaaaaggaggaggaagagcatgcttacattaaagaggaggaaaagcACTTCAAAAAGGAGGAAGTTGAGTATGATGTTACCAAGTCACCACTGACCtttgcccctttaaagagtgaagatgcgGGTGAGGGTGAGTGTGAGGAggacagaggggcggagcctccaagcaGCAGATCAAATCCTCAGCACATGAAGACAGaaggtgatgcagaccactggggaccGCCACAAGCACAAAGTGATTACAGAAGGTCACAGTCTGCTGACACTGACGATGACGATGGTGATGATGAATACGCTAACTGTGCTAGGGCGTGTCATGCTGACAACAACCGATgggaatgttctcagtgtgggaaaacattgagttcaaaacGGAATTTGGAAGTTCACTTGAGaaaacacactggggaaaaacctttttcctgctcagagtGTGGCAAAAGTTTCTCTGATAAGTCACGGTTAATACcacacaaaagaacacacactggagaaaaacccttttcctgctcagactgtggcaaaagcttctctgaaaaAAAGAGCTTAACAGCACATAAAAGAttgcacactggagaaaaacctttttcatgCTCAGACTGCGGCAAAAGGTTTTCtctgaagtcacatttaacaagacacaaaagcacacacacttcagaaaaacctttttcctgctcagactgtggcaaaggcTTCTCTGACAAAAAGGGTTTAACAacacacaaaagaacacacactggagaaagacctttttcctgcccagactgtggcaaaagattcCATGACAagggaaatttaaaaatacacacaagaacacacactggagtgaaacctttttcctgctcagactgtggcaaacgcTTCTATCAAAAGTCTATTTTAATAATCCATacgagaacacacactggagaaagacctttttcctgctcagactgtggcaaaagcttctctgaaaaAAAGAGTTTCACAATACATAAAAGAttgcacactggagaaaaacctttttcatgCTCAGACtgcggcaaaagcttctttctgaagtcaaatttaacaacacacaaaagaacacacactggagaaaaacctttttcctgctcagattgtggcaaaaggttCTCtctgaagtcaaatttaacaacacacaaaagaacacacactggagagaaacctttttcctgcccagactgtggcaaacggttctctcggaagtcagatttaacaatccacacaagaacacacactggagaaaaacctttttcctgcttagactgtggcaaaagcttctctctaaAGTCTGACTTAACTATCCATgcgagaacacacactggagaaaaacccttttcctgctcagactgtggcaaaagcttctctcagcagtcatatttaacaatccacagaagaacacacactggagaaaaccctttttcctgctcagactgtggcaaaaggttctctcggaagtcagatttaacaatccacacaagaacacacactggagaaaaacctttttcctgcttagactgtggcaaaagcttctctgaaaaAAGGTTTTTAACCATgcacaaaagaacacacactggagaaagacccttttcctgctcagactgtggcaaaagcttctctcacaagtcaaatttaacatgcCACACAAGAAGACACGCTGGGAAGGAACCGTTCAGTTGCAGTATTTGCgctaaaagattctcttgtaaaaagcttgctgagagacacgagtgtgctggtgacaGTAGCAGTGGTCTTtga
- the LOC144013702 gene encoding THAP domain-containing protein 1-like → MPVCAAINCKSRQFKGCGRTFHLFPLSRPQQLALWMVNMRRDKWTPTRRSLLCSDHFDAECFDRTGQTTRLWEDAVPTIFQLPKHLQKRTKPSRKAPKERNFAPATLNKRNGEAAKSSTPTQAMPKLSVILDDHRYALPVSPATVKKKLDVAFEQIINLQNKVHMLQQRSRRLQGKVTDLQKVVSTLKEDKRISANGKADGLSKKKRGPSKADRVTPNSQTV, encoded by the exons ATGCCTGTCTGTGCAGCGATAAACTGCAAAAGTCGTCAATTCAAAGGCTGTGGACGAACATTTCACCT ATTCCCACTGAGCCGTCCACAGCAACTTGCATTATGGATGGTCAACATGAGGCGAGACAAGTGGACGCCAACACGTCGGTCACTTCTTTGCAGTGACCACTTTGATGCGGAGTGCTTCGACCGAACTGGCCAGACAACGCGTCTCTGGGAAGACGCCGTTCCCACCATTTTCCAGCTTCCCAAGCATTTGCAGAAG AGAACAAAACCCTCCAGAAAAGCACCAAAGGAACGGAATTTTGCACCAGCAACGTTAAATAAACGCAACGGGGAGGCAGCAAAGAGCAGCACACCCACCCAAGCTATGCCCAAGCTGTCCGTCATCCTTGACGATCACCGCTACGCTTTACCGGTCAGTCCAGCAACGGTCAAAAAGAAACTTGACGTCGCTTTTGAGCAAATCATTAACTTGCAGAATAAAGTCCACATGTTGCAGCAACGGTCGCGTAGGTTGCAAGGAAAAGTAACAGATCTACAGAAAGTTGTCAGCACTTTGAAAGAAGACAAGCGCATATCTGCCAATGGCAAGGCAGATGGGTTATCCAAGAAGAAAAGGGGGCCCTCCAAAGCAGACCGCGTTACACCCAACAGTCAAACTGTATAA